The proteins below are encoded in one region of Bombus vancouverensis nearcticus chromosome 8, iyBomVanc1_principal, whole genome shotgun sequence:
- the LOC143303077 gene encoding glutathione S-transferase-like — MPLYKLTYFPVTALAEPIRFILRYADMPFEDERIKKDVWPKIKPLTPYGQLPMLVADRRKVAQSTAICRYLAKQYGLVGKTDWANLQIDATVDTIHDIRHKIAAFHYEEDEKVKAAKRKAAEETLPFILKRLDQQVKENDGYFYDGTLSWADLTFVALLDYLNFMYKSDLIENYENLKLLEEKVLRLPKIRDWIERRPVSEF; from the exons atgccgctctataaattgacttacttcccagttacggcattggcagaaccaatccgtttTATCTTAAGGTATGCTGATATgccatttgaagatgaacgtatcaaaaaggacgtctggccaaaaataaagccct tgactccttatggccagcttcctatgctcgtagctgatagaaggaaggttgctcagtctacagctatttgccgttacttagccaaacaatatggCTTAGttggaaagactgactgggcaaatcttcagattgatgccactgttgatactattcatgatattcgtcata aaattgccgccttccactatgaggaggacgagaaggtcaaagctgcaaaacgcaaggctgctgaagagacgctgccgttcattttaaaacgtttggaccagcaagtgaaggaaaatgacggctacttctacgatggtactctctcttgggctgatttaacattcgttgctctgctcgattatttgaactttatgtacaagtctgatctgatcgagaattacgagaatctgaagctgctggaggAAAAGGTCCTCCGTCTGCCCAAGATCAGAgactggattgagagacgcccagttagcgaattctaa